The following are from one region of the Prevotella communis genome:
- a CDS encoding polyribonucleotide nucleotidyltransferase → MNVITKTLQLADGRTITIETGKVAKQTDGAVMLKMNNTVLLATVCAAKDAVPGTDFMPLQVDYREQYSAAGRFPGGFTKREGKASDNEILTSRLVDRVLRPLFPGNYHAEVFVNVMLLSADGVDQPDALAGFAASAALACSDIPFECPISEVRVARINGQYVIDPTFEQMKQADMDIMVGASAENIMMVEGEMKEVSEQDLLGALKAAMDAIKPMCELQKELSKELGKDVKREYNHEVNDEDLRARMNKELYQPAYDITKQALPKQDRADAFEKILEDFKEKFFAERAELAEDAKGEISDDEYSAMMDRYYHDVERDAMRRCILDEGIRLDGRKTDEIRPIWCEVSPLPMPHGSAIFTRGETQSLSTCTLGTKLDEKMVDDVLDKSYQRFLLHYNFPPFCTGEAKAQRGVGRREIGHGHLAWRGLKGQIPEDFPYTVRLVSQILESNGSSSMATVCAGTLALMDAGVPMKKPVSGIAMGLIKNPGEDKYAVLSDILGDEDHLGDMDFKTTGTKDGLTATQMDIKCDGLSFDILEKALMQAKAGREHILKCLTDTIAEPRAEFKPQVPRIVQIEIPKEFIGAVIGPGGKIIQQMQEDTKTTITIDEADGVGKVQVSGPDKESIDAALAKIKAIVAIPEVGEVYDGVVRSIMPYGCFVEIMPGKDGLLHISEIDWKRLETVEEAGIKEGDHIQVKLLEIDPKTGKYKLSHRVLIEKPADYVERPARGERRERPERGERRDRGERGERRDRRERQRVGDSSESGMRPERPERGERRPRPEQKEGEAYRDPAENKEPKDFSDTLDHMDF, encoded by the coding sequence ATGAACGTAATTACAAAAACCCTTCAATTGGCTGATGGCAGAACCATCACCATTGAAACCGGGAAAGTGGCAAAGCAGACCGACGGTGCTGTCATGCTGAAGATGAACAACACTGTACTTCTGGCCACTGTTTGTGCCGCAAAAGATGCAGTTCCCGGAACCGATTTCATGCCTTTGCAGGTTGACTACCGTGAGCAGTACAGTGCTGCTGGACGTTTCCCTGGTGGATTCACCAAGCGTGAAGGCAAAGCCTCTGATAACGAAATCCTGACTAGCCGTCTCGTGGACCGTGTGCTTCGTCCACTTTTCCCTGGCAATTATCACGCAGAAGTTTTCGTTAACGTCATGCTGCTCTCAGCAGACGGCGTTGACCAGCCCGATGCATTGGCAGGTTTTGCTGCATCTGCAGCCCTGGCTTGCTCGGATATTCCCTTCGAGTGCCCCATCTCTGAGGTGCGCGTGGCTCGTATCAATGGCCAGTATGTAATCGATCCTACCTTCGAGCAGATGAAGCAGGCCGACATGGATATCATGGTTGGTGCTTCTGCTGAGAACATCATGATGGTGGAAGGTGAGATGAAAGAGGTGTCTGAGCAGGATCTGCTGGGTGCCCTCAAGGCCGCTATGGATGCCATCAAGCCCATGTGCGAACTCCAGAAGGAGCTGAGCAAGGAGCTCGGTAAGGATGTGAAGCGCGAGTACAACCACGAGGTTAACGACGAGGACCTCCGCGCACGCATGAATAAAGAATTGTACCAGCCCGCATACGATATCACCAAGCAGGCTCTGCCCAAGCAGGATCGCGCTGATGCCTTCGAGAAGATTCTCGAGGACTTCAAGGAGAAGTTCTTCGCTGAGCGTGCCGAGCTGGCTGAGGATGCCAAGGGCGAAATCAGCGACGATGAGTACAGCGCTATGATGGACCGCTACTACCACGATGTGGAGCGCGACGCCATGCGCCGTTGTATCCTCGACGAGGGTATCCGCCTGGATGGCCGTAAGACCGATGAGATCCGCCCCATCTGGTGCGAGGTATCTCCCCTGCCCATGCCTCACGGAAGTGCTATCTTCACCCGTGGTGAGACACAGTCACTCTCTACCTGTACGCTGGGTACCAAGCTCGATGAGAAGATGGTTGACGATGTGCTCGACAAGAGCTACCAGCGCTTCCTCCTCCACTATAACTTCCCCCCATTCTGTACTGGTGAGGCTAAGGCCCAGCGCGGCGTAGGCCGTCGTGAGATTGGTCACGGCCACCTGGCATGGCGCGGTCTGAAGGGTCAGATTCCTGAGGACTTCCCTTACACAGTGCGTCTGGTTTCTCAGATTCTCGAGTCAAACGGTTCTTCTTCAATGGCAACCGTTTGTGCCGGTACCCTCGCCCTGATGGACGCTGGTGTGCCCATGAAGAAGCCCGTTTCCGGTATCGCCATGGGTCTGATCAAGAATCCTGGAGAAGACAAGTACGCTGTATTGAGCGATATCCTCGGTGACGAGGACCACCTGGGTGATATGGACTTCAAGACCACCGGTACAAAGGACGGTCTGACAGCTACCCAGATGGATATCAAGTGCGACGGTCTGAGCTTCGACATCCTCGAGAAGGCTCTGATGCAGGCAAAGGCTGGTCGTGAGCACATCCTGAAGTGCCTCACCGATACCATCGCTGAGCCACGTGCCGAGTTCAAGCCTCAGGTTCCCCGTATCGTACAGATCGAGATTCCTAAGGAGTTCATCGGTGCTGTCATCGGCCCTGGCGGTAAGATTATCCAGCAGATGCAGGAAGATACCAAGACCACTATCACCATCGACGAAGCCGACGGTGTTGGTAAGGTACAGGTATCAGGTCCCGACAAGGAGAGCATCGACGCAGCTCTGGCTAAGATCAAGGCTATCGTGGCTATCCCCGAGGTAGGCGAGGTTTACGATGGTGTGGTTCGCAGCATCATGCCTTATGGCTGCTTCGTAGAGATCATGCCTGGAAAGGATGGTCTGCTCCATATCTCTGAGATCGACTGGAAGCGCCTCGAGACTGTCGAGGAGGCTGGTATCAAGGAGGGCGACCACATCCAGGTGAAGCTCCTCGAGATCGATCCTAAGACTGGTAAGTACAAGCTCTCACACCGCGTGCTGATTGAGAAGCCCGCTGACTACGTAGAGCGTCCAGCTCGTGGCGAGCGCCGTGAGCGCCCTGAGCGTGGCGAGCGTCGTGACCGTGGTGAGCGTGGTGAGCGTCGTGACCGTCGCGAAAGGCAACGGGTAGGCGATTCGTCAGAATCGGGAATGCGTCCTGAGCGTCCTGAGCGTGGAGAGCGTCGTCCCCGTCCTGAGCAGAAGGAGGGTGAGGCTTATCGCGACCCCGCTGAGAACAAGGAGCCAAAGGATTTCAGCGACACACTGGATCACATGGATTTCTAA